The Arctopsyche grandis isolate Sample6627 chromosome 7, ASM5162203v2, whole genome shotgun sequence genome includes a window with the following:
- the LOC143914364 gene encoding uncharacterized protein LOC143914364, with product MLTGLLLCVDACCSGSTGVVWVVPPFIVFLERLVEVVIDAYERNFVFVEASNFLECLMEVVIDAYERNFVFVEASNFLECLAPFRSMYFNGGGVFRPVWFHSTGRGVPLEFNITTTGACRLGFGNVVCCCGIFSKVSMTMTTTRFLHGSPVSVNDVCDFVGILMCWSLLTRWRRCLSGCAGESCLDSGSCVACRSKSCSLPGCLFWASCVGSEGL from the coding sequence atgttgactggtctgctgctgtgtgtcgacgcttgctgctctgggtcgactggcgttgtttgggttgtacctccttttatagtgtttttggaacgcttggtggaagtggttattgacgcgtacgagaggaattttgttttcgtcgaggcgtcgaattttctggaatgcttgatggaagtggttattgacgcgtacgagaggaattttgttttcgtcgaggcgtcgaattttctggaatgcttggcgcctttccgctcgatgtattttaatggtggcggcgtgtttcgaccggtttggttccactcgactggtaggggcgttccgcttgagtttaatataacgactacaggtgcatgtcgtctgggtttcgggaatgtagtttgttgttgcggaatattctcgaaggtttcgatgacgatgacgacgacgagattcctacatggctctccggtgagtgttaacgatgtgtgtgattttgtgggaatcttgatgtgttggagtctattgactcgatggcgtcgttgtttgtccggttgtgctggagaaagttgtctcgacagcgggtcttgtgttgcatgccggtccaagtcttgttctctaccaggttgcttattttgggcgagctgcgttggtagtgaaggtttgtga
- the Cog2 gene encoding conserved oligomeric Golgi complex subunit 2, with protein MLVDMVCVHAHCAPQFVDCVTCQLTTTQSGANGEGCPSEDFKKEMAMQPPLRLPAGPSGLCFNRNHFIGDNFSVDVFLHNHRNAASLETIRDDLGIYLKVLRSAMIELINKDYADFVNLSANLIGLDKEINNIQSPLGQLREEVLHVNECLTEAMKELSGRLEQRRILRERKKSLQYLSQTQSSLQKLSKILNIDNVSKEDITQELIERASSEYNQLQFTITKCESFITSEQKELVQKIGNVIKTTLGEMLFNSLQTKKVDRIQRCLQIFSMLDQVAEVETLLQKKIIAPAMHDIISESALQKNPTGLKGIYSSILTFIDNKLKDLIFITKPNKSTSVKGYNIILNSFWPEIEYRLEVHMSSIFAPGNPELFYTRYNDSLEFLKKLEQYFDDSKTIEQFHNHSQYKNFQQKWNLPIYFQIRFQEIAGSFENVLSETINNQSFSSGDSEEYRLNATKICFTSLTSCWAQGIFILTLTHRFFKLTLQIISRYCTWIDVAIKQPWSNQPQSSQNPASPDNISKDKINWDKLKFLVSLYSDIRKLVDNLPSLLEIIKMRLQPMPKPEILDKCLLDSKICLETRLPQIQKIVVVQLSAESIVHLKQLNDIPRLFRKTNRDIPTKPCTYVNALMKCPIDFYNLYLNAIGKDQVILWLEDIFSIITTQYYIAVDDVLTSVQKTEDSLRRLKQIRDRPSQQNFEKAGVSDDDKIRIQLKVDVEAYRSLLIEVRVDPEKVERLSDLLTLTDKATSAKSNTTQ; from the exons ATGTTGGTGGACATGGTTTGTGTTCATGCGCATTGCGCACCACAGTTTGTAGATTGTGTGACGTGCCAATTGACCACTACCCAAAGTGGTGCAAATGGTGAAGGCTGTCCTAGcgaagattttaaaaaagaaatggcCATGCAACCGCCATTGAGGCTTCCCGCAGGACCTTCGGGTCTCTGTTTCAACAGGAATCATTTCATTGGG GATAACTTCTCAGTAGATGTGTTTCTACATAACCATCGAAATGCGGCATCGTTGGAGACGATTCGTGATGATCTCGGAATATATCTCAAAGTATTACGATCGGCCATGATCGAACTGATCAATAAAGATTATGCGGACTTCGTCAACCTATCGGCGAATTTGATCGGCCTGGATAAggaaattaataatattcaatcgCCTCTAGGCCAACTGAGAGAAGAAGTATTA caTGTTAACGAGTGCCTGACTGAAGCCATGAAAGAATTATCCGGTCGGTTGGAACAGAGAAGAATTTTGCGAGAGCGAAAGAAAAGTTTGCAATATTTGAGTCAAACTCAATCGTCTCTTCAAAAGTTATCGAAAATATTGAACATCGACAACGTATCCAAAGAAGATATAACGCAAGAACTCATTGAAAGAGCGTCCTCGGAATATAATCAATTGCAGTTTACCATTACCAAATGTGAGTCGTTTATTACATCTGAACAGAAGGAACTCGTGCAGAAAATTGGCAACGTGATTAAAACCACATTGGGTGAAATGCTCTTCAACAGTTTGCAAACGAAAAAAGTCGATAGAATCCAACGGTGTTTGCAAATATTTTCCATGTTGGATCAGGTAGCGGAAGTGGAGACTTTGCTACAGAAAAAGATAATCGCACCGGCGATGCACGATATTATAAGTGAATCGGCTCTTCAGAAAAATCCTACCGGCTTGAAGGGGATCTATTCGAGTATACTGACGTTCatcgataataaattaaaagatttaatttttattaccaaGCCAAATAAATCTACGTCTGTCAAAGGGTATAACATTATTCTGAACAGTTTTTGGCCTGAAATTGAGTACAGACTTGAAGTCCACATGTCGTCTATATTTGCGCCGGGAAACCCTGAACTGTTCTATACAAGATACAACGATAGTTTAGAGTTTCTCAAAAAATTAGAACAGTATTTTGACGATTCCAAAACAATAGAACAATTTCACAACCATTCACAGTACAAAAACTTTCAACAGAAATGGAACTTgcctatttattttcaaattagatTTCAGGAAATCGCTG GATCATTCGAAAATGTTTTGTCGGAGACAATCAACAACCAAAGTTTTTCATCCGGCGATTCGGAGGAATATCGTCTGAATGCTACTAAGATTTGTTTTACATCATTAACATCATGCTGGGCTCAAGGCATCTTTATTTTAACACTAACACATAGATTTTTCAAATTAACTCTTCAAATTATATCCAGATATTGTACATGGATTGATGTTGCGATAAAGCAG CCGTGGTCAAATCAACCCCAGTCTAGTCAAAATCCAGCGTCGCCGGATAATATCTCAAAGGATAAAATTAATTGGGATAAATTAAAGTTTCTAGTGTCTTTATATTCCGATATAAGAAAGCTTGTAGATAATCTACCATCACttttagaaataattaaaatgagacTTCAACCTATGCCAAAACCGGAAATCTTAGACAAATGTTTATTAGATTCTAAAATTTGCCTAGAAACGAGGTTACCTCAGATACAAAAAATTGTAGTCGTTCAATTAAGCGCAGAAAGTATAGTGCATTTGAAGCAATTAAACGACATTCCACGATTGTTCAGAAAAACCAATCGTGACATTCCTACAAAACCATGCACTTACGTAAATGCTTTAATGAAATGCCCAATTGATTTTTACAACTTATACTTGAATGCCATTGGAAAGGATCAAGTAATATTATGGCTAGAAGATATATTCTCCATTATTACAACACA atattacATTGCGGTAGATGATGTATTGACTTCCGTACAAAAAACTGAAGATTCGCTGAGACGTCTAAAGCAAATCAGAGACAGACCCTCTCAACAGAACTTCGAAAAGGCTGGCGTTTCCGACGATGATAAAATTCGAATTCAACTCAAAGTAGATGTTGAAGCCTATCGTTCTCTTCTGATTGAAGTGAGGGTTGATCCTGAGAAAGTAGAAAGATTAAGTGATTTGTTGACATTGACTGATAAAGCAACAAGTGCGAAAAGTAATACTACCCAATAA
- the LOC143914437 gene encoding dnaJ homolog subfamily C member 17: MTKVEDTDLYALLGVELSADASEIKKAYRKKALECHPDKNPDNPKAAELFHELSKALEILLDESARSAYDKVLNAKKAAKLRVRELDSKRQKLIDDLERREREAELKSKKYKTFDERTDAERLQAEVERLQKEGSKLLQEEQARMAKQILLESQRLANVVPIWNPSEHRIKIKWHVSKTDTNNGGYSEDLLKEFFKKYGDVNELMVSDKKGNALVEFSTKEAAEMAIEFERGLSENPLTLKWINKSKSSGNKFVTNKSEPSLITEKDYESLVLTKMRQAAERQKLIEQMLQEEQD; encoded by the exons ATGACGAAAGTTGAAGATACTGATCTGTATGCATTGCTAGGAGTCGAATTATCCGCAGATGCCTCTGAG attaaaaaagcTTACCGAAAGAAAGCCTTAGAATGTCATCCGGACAAAAATCCCGATAATCCAAAGGCAGCCGAACTCTTTCACGAACTTTCTAAGGCTTTAGAAATATTATTGGACGAATCGGCTAGGTCGGCGTACGACAAAGTATTAAATGCAAAAAAGGCTGCCAAATTAAGAGTCCGCGAACTAGATAGTAAGAGACAAAAGTTAATTGATGATTTGGAGAGAAGAGAACGTGAAGCTGAgttgaaatcgaaaaaatacaaaacttttGACGAGCGCACTGATGCAGAACGACTCCAAGCTGAGGTCGAGAGATTGCAAAAAGAAGGTTCCAAGCTATTGCAAGAAGAACAGGCCAGAATGgcgaaacaaatattattagaaaGTCAAAGATTAGCGAATGTCGTCCCCATTTGGAATCCTAGCGAACACCGAATAAAAATTAAGTGGCATGTATCAAAAACTGACACAAACAACGGAGGGTATAGTGAAGATTTATTAAAGGAGTTTTTTAAAAAGTATGGAGATGTAAACGAATTGATGGTCTCGGATAAAAAAGGAAATGCTTTAGTAGAATTTTCCACAAAAGAAGCCGCTGAAATGGCGATAGAATTTGAAAGAG gACTTTCAGAAAATCCATTAACTTTGAAGTGGATCAACAAATCAAAATCCTCAGGAAATAAATTCGTCACAAATAAGAGTGAACCTTCGCTGATTACAGAAAAAGATTACGAGAGCTTAGTTTTGACAAAAATGAGACAAGCTGCTGAAAGACAAAAACTTATAGAACAAATGCTGCAAGAAGAACAAGACTAG